In Rhodamnia argentea isolate NSW1041297 chromosome 11, ASM2092103v1, whole genome shotgun sequence, one genomic interval encodes:
- the LOC115735604 gene encoding DDB1- and CUL4-associated factor 8-like isoform X3, with the protein MKKRPRTSLDQAVVDIGRREVGGLSARSFARRLAASEDLVLRLDVYNKLDGHRGCVNTVSFSGDGDIVISGSDDRHVKLWDWQTGKVKLSFHSGHHSNVFQAEIMPYTDDRSIVTCAADGEARHAQILEGGQAETMLLAKHQGRVHKLAIEPGSPHIVYTCAEDGLVQRLDLRSKTATELFTCQEVYRTHVGVVHLNAIAIDPRNPNLFVIGGSDEYARIYDIRNYKWNGSHNFGRSANYFSPSHLIGDAQVGITGLAFSDQSELLVSYNDEFIYLFTQEMGLGPDLLSASTKSVDSNSSEVTSPTTVNADDNVTPQVYKGHRNRETVKGVGFFGPKCEYVMSGSDCGRIFIWKKKGGQLIRVMAADKHVVNCIKPHPYTPALASSGIENDIKIWTPRAIERATLPTNVEELKPKARGWMNRILSSRDLLSQLHSLQRWAANVLEHGRETSSSSAARQELMELFCTLSANDDRCDGVWKTD; encoded by the exons ATGAAGAAGAGGCCCAGAACCAGCCTCGATCAGGCGGTCGTTGATATTGGGCGGCGAGAGGTCGGCGGCCTCTCCGCTCGGAGCTTCGCTCGCCGACTCGCTGCTTCTGag GATCTCGTCTTGAGGCTTGATGTCTATAATAAACTGGACGGGCATAGGGGATGTGTCAACACTGTCAGCTTCAGTGGCGATGGTGACATAGTAATATCAGGCTCGGATGACAGACATGTAAAACTCTGGGATTGGCAAACCGGGAAGGTGAAGTTGTCATTCCATTCGGGTCATCATAGCAATGTCTTCCAAGCAGAGATCATGCCATACACTGATGACAGGAGCATTGTTACTTGTGCAGCTGATGGAGAG GCAAGGCATGCTCAGATTCTGGAGGGGGGACAAGCTGAGACAATGTTGTTAGCCAAACATCAGGGAAGGGTTCATAAGTTGGCTATAGAGCCTGGAAGTCCGCATATAGTTTACACATGTGCTGAAGATGGATTAGTTCAACGT CTTGATCTCAGGAGTAAAACTGCCACAGAACTTTTCACTTGCCAAGAAGTATACAGGACTCATGTTGGAGTTGTTCATTTGAATGCAATTGCGATTGATCCAAGGAACCCGAATCTATTTGTGATTGGTGGGTCGGATGAGTATGCTCGGATATATGATATTCGCAATTACAAGTGGAATGGATCGCATAATTTTGGTCGATCTGCTAACTACTTTTCCCCGTCTCATCTGATTGGTGATGCCCAAGTTGGAATAACAGGCTTAGCCTTCTCTGATCAGAGTGAACTTCTCGTCTCTTACAATGACgaattcatctatctcttcacCCAGGAGATGGGACTGGGTCCTGATCTTCTTTCTGCCTCTACCAAGTCCGTGGACAGTAATTCCAGTGAAGTGACATCTCCCACAACTGTGAATGCTGATGACAATGTTACCCCCCAAGTCTACAAAGGGCACAGAAACCGTGAGACGGTGAAGGGTGTTGGCTTTTTCGGGCCTAAATGTGAATATGTGATGAGCGGGTCTGACTGTGGCCGCATAttcatttggaagaaaaaaggggGACAGCTTATCCGTGTTATGGCAGCTGATAAACATGTTGTAAACTGTATCAAACCTCATCCATATACCCCAGCTCTGGCTAGTAGCGGAATAGAAAATGACATTAAAATCTGGACTCCAAGGGCTATTGAAAGAGCTACTCTGCCAACAAATGTCGAAGAG CTAAAACCGAAGGCTAGGGGGTGGATGAATAGAATATTGTCTTCCCGGGACCTGTTGTCGCAGCTGCATTCCCTGCAAAGGTGGGCCGCAAACGTGTTGGAGCATGGTCGAGAGACTTCATCTAGCTCGGCTGCTCGACAGGAACTCATGGAACTCTTTTGCACACTGAGTGCTAATGA CGACCGATGCGACGGCGTTTGGAAGACAGACTAG
- the LOC115735605 gene encoding pentatricopeptide repeat-containing protein At2g17033 isoform X2, giving the protein MGSLQLYPPLPPNILRRHEPAAPPAKASHIRCALSKHGQRLLRNLSAAAGDAAAADRLMRKFVASSPKSASLNALSHLLPHPHLSSLALPFYAKIREASWFRWNAKLAADLIASLEKQGLTAESESLAAEAIAKLGLRDRDTALLYCNLLDSLSELRSERGFDTYLSRLKQIVHDSSSAYVKRRGYESMIKGLSKMGRPGEAEGLMDEMRLIGIAVSDFEVRAVMYGYGKLGLFDDMSRNVDKMDAQGFEIDTVCANMVLSSYGNSHDLSRMLSWLRRMKTTAIPFSIRTYNTVSNSCPTISLLLQDSSSLPLSIEELNRALDGEEGMLVKELVDSPVLSEAMEWDPLEAKLDLHRMHLGSAYLIMLQWVEEMQRRLNGGEYVIPAEVTVVCGSGKHSSIRGESPVKQMVKAMLGRLKSPMRIDRRNVGCFVAKGRVLKKWLCADSGGTGE; this is encoded by the exons ATGGGGAGTCTCCAACTGTACCCGCCACTCCCGCCGAACATCCTCCGCCGTCACGAGCCGGCGGCCCCCCCGGCCAAGGCGTCGCACATTCGGTGCGCATTGAGCAAGCACGGCCAGCGGTTGCTCCGCAAcctctccgccgccgccggagATGCCGCAGCGGCGGACAGGCTGATGAGGAAGTTCGTCGCGAGCTCGCCCAAATCCGCCTCGCTCAACGCTCTCTCCCACCTCCTCCCTCATCCCCACCtctcctctctcgctctccct TTCTATGCGAAGATCCGTGAAGCGTCATGGTTCAGGTGGAACGCCAAGCTAGCTGCGGACCTCATCGCCTCGCTCGAGAAGCAGGGATTGACCGCAGAATCGGAGAGCCTCGCTGCCGAAGCAATTGCTAAACTAGGGCTAAGAGACAGAGACACTGCGCTTTTGTACTGCAATTTGCTTGATTCCCTTTCCGAATTGAGATCTGAGAGAGGGTTCGATACTTACCTCTCTCGTTTGAAGCAGATCGTGCATGATTCCTCCTCGGCTTATGTAAAACGCAGAGGTTACGAGTCTATGATCAAAGGTCTAAGCAAGATGGGGCGGCCAGGTGAGGCGGAGGGCTTGATGGATGAGATGAGATTAATAGGAATTGCAGTATCTGATTTTGAGGTTAGAGCTGTTATGTACGGATATGGGAAGCTTGGGCTGTTTGATGATATGAGCAGAAACGTAGACAAAATGGACGCACAAGGATTCGAGATCGACACGGTTTGCGCCAACATGGTTCTCTCGTCTTATGGGAACAGCCATGACCTGTCCAGAATGCTGTCGTGGCTTCGCCGAATGAAGACGACAGCAATTCCCTTTTCGATCAGGACTTACAACACGGTCTCGAACTCTTGTCCAACGATCTCGTTGCTGCTGCAAGATTCCTCTAGCCTTCCGCTGTCGATCGAGGAGCTGAACAGGGCTTTGGATGGCGAAGAAGGCATGCTGGTCAAGGAACTGGTCGACTCGCCAGTTCTGAGCGAGGCAATGGAGTGGGATCCATTGGAGGCGAAGTTGGATCTGCACAGAATGCACCTGGGCTCTGCTTACCTGATCATGTTGCAGTGGGTGGAAGAGATGCAACGCAGGCTCAATGGCGGAGAATATGTGATTCCAGCAGAGGTTACAGTGGTTTGTGGGTCGGGGAAACATAGTTCCATCAGAGGGGAATCGCCGGTGAAGCAGATGGTCAAGGCAATGCTCGGTCGGCTGAAAAGTCCAATGAGGATTGATCGGAGGAACGTCGGTTGTTTTGTTGCCAAGGGAAGAGTTCTCAAGAAATGGTTATGTGCGGATTCAGGAGGAA CAGGAGAGTAG
- the LOC115735604 gene encoding DDB1- and CUL4-associated factor 8-like isoform X5, with protein sequence MKKRPRTSLDQAVVDIGRREVGGLSARSFARRLAASEDLVLRLDVYNKLDGHRGCVNTVSFSGDGDIVISGSDDRHVKLWDWQTGKVKLSFHSGHHSNVFQAEIMPYTDDRSIVTCAADGEARHAQILEGGQAETMLLAKHQGRVHKLAIEPGSPHIVYTCAEDGLVQRLDLRSKTATELFTCQEVYRTHVGVVHLNAIAIDPRNPNLFVIGGSDEYARIYDIRNYKWNGSHNFGRSANYFSPSHLIGDAQVGITGLAFSDQSELLVSYNDEFIYLFTQEMGLGPDLLSASTKSVDSNSSEVTSPTTVNADDNVTPQVYKGHRNRETVKGVGFFGPKCEYVMSGSDCGRIFIWKKKGGQLIRVMAADKHVVNCIKPHPYTPALASSGIENDIKIWTPRAIERATLPTNVEELPWTCIRWVKLNPSFTIRGG encoded by the exons ATGAAGAAGAGGCCCAGAACCAGCCTCGATCAGGCGGTCGTTGATATTGGGCGGCGAGAGGTCGGCGGCCTCTCCGCTCGGAGCTTCGCTCGCCGACTCGCTGCTTCTGag GATCTCGTCTTGAGGCTTGATGTCTATAATAAACTGGACGGGCATAGGGGATGTGTCAACACTGTCAGCTTCAGTGGCGATGGTGACATAGTAATATCAGGCTCGGATGACAGACATGTAAAACTCTGGGATTGGCAAACCGGGAAGGTGAAGTTGTCATTCCATTCGGGTCATCATAGCAATGTCTTCCAAGCAGAGATCATGCCATACACTGATGACAGGAGCATTGTTACTTGTGCAGCTGATGGAGAG GCAAGGCATGCTCAGATTCTGGAGGGGGGACAAGCTGAGACAATGTTGTTAGCCAAACATCAGGGAAGGGTTCATAAGTTGGCTATAGAGCCTGGAAGTCCGCATATAGTTTACACATGTGCTGAAGATGGATTAGTTCAACGT CTTGATCTCAGGAGTAAAACTGCCACAGAACTTTTCACTTGCCAAGAAGTATACAGGACTCATGTTGGAGTTGTTCATTTGAATGCAATTGCGATTGATCCAAGGAACCCGAATCTATTTGTGATTGGTGGGTCGGATGAGTATGCTCGGATATATGATATTCGCAATTACAAGTGGAATGGATCGCATAATTTTGGTCGATCTGCTAACTACTTTTCCCCGTCTCATCTGATTGGTGATGCCCAAGTTGGAATAACAGGCTTAGCCTTCTCTGATCAGAGTGAACTTCTCGTCTCTTACAATGACgaattcatctatctcttcacCCAGGAGATGGGACTGGGTCCTGATCTTCTTTCTGCCTCTACCAAGTCCGTGGACAGTAATTCCAGTGAAGTGACATCTCCCACAACTGTGAATGCTGATGACAATGTTACCCCCCAAGTCTACAAAGGGCACAGAAACCGTGAGACGGTGAAGGGTGTTGGCTTTTTCGGGCCTAAATGTGAATATGTGATGAGCGGGTCTGACTGTGGCCGCATAttcatttggaagaaaaaaggggGACAGCTTATCCGTGTTATGGCAGCTGATAAACATGTTGTAAACTGTATCAAACCTCATCCATATACCCCAGCTCTGGCTAGTAGCGGAATAGAAAATGACATTAAAATCTGGACTCCAAGGGCTATTGAAAGAGCTACTCTGCCAACAAATGTCGAAGAG TTGCCCTGGACCTGCATAAGATGGGTGAAACTGAATCCTAGCTTCACCATACGGGGAGGGTGA
- the LOC115735604 gene encoding DDB1- and CUL4-associated factor 8-like isoform X2, translated as MKKRPRTSLDQAVVDIGRREVGGLSARSFARRLAASEDLVLRLDVYNKLDGHRGCVNTVSFSGDGDIVISGSDDRHVKLWDWQTGKVKLSFHSGHHSNVFQAEIMPYTDDRSIVTCAADGEARHAQILEGGQAETMLLAKHQGRVHKLAIEPGSPHIVYTCAEDGLVQRLDLRSKTATELFTCQEVYRTHVGVVHLNAIAIDPRNPNLFVIGGSDEYARIYDIRNYKWNGSHNFGRSANYFSPSHLIGDAQVGITGLAFSDQSELLVSYNDEFIYLFTQEMGLGPDLLSASTKSVDSNSSEVTSPTTVNADDNVTPQVYKGHRNRETVKGVGFFGPKCEYVMSGSDCGRIFIWKKKGGQLIRVMAADKHVVNCIKPHPYTPALASSGIENDIKIWTPRAIERATLPTNVEELKPKARGWMNRILSSRDLLSQLHSLQRWAANVLEHGRETSSSSAARQELMELFCTLSANDDGSSYGCGDSSGPAL; from the exons ATGAAGAAGAGGCCCAGAACCAGCCTCGATCAGGCGGTCGTTGATATTGGGCGGCGAGAGGTCGGCGGCCTCTCCGCTCGGAGCTTCGCTCGCCGACTCGCTGCTTCTGag GATCTCGTCTTGAGGCTTGATGTCTATAATAAACTGGACGGGCATAGGGGATGTGTCAACACTGTCAGCTTCAGTGGCGATGGTGACATAGTAATATCAGGCTCGGATGACAGACATGTAAAACTCTGGGATTGGCAAACCGGGAAGGTGAAGTTGTCATTCCATTCGGGTCATCATAGCAATGTCTTCCAAGCAGAGATCATGCCATACACTGATGACAGGAGCATTGTTACTTGTGCAGCTGATGGAGAG GCAAGGCATGCTCAGATTCTGGAGGGGGGACAAGCTGAGACAATGTTGTTAGCCAAACATCAGGGAAGGGTTCATAAGTTGGCTATAGAGCCTGGAAGTCCGCATATAGTTTACACATGTGCTGAAGATGGATTAGTTCAACGT CTTGATCTCAGGAGTAAAACTGCCACAGAACTTTTCACTTGCCAAGAAGTATACAGGACTCATGTTGGAGTTGTTCATTTGAATGCAATTGCGATTGATCCAAGGAACCCGAATCTATTTGTGATTGGTGGGTCGGATGAGTATGCTCGGATATATGATATTCGCAATTACAAGTGGAATGGATCGCATAATTTTGGTCGATCTGCTAACTACTTTTCCCCGTCTCATCTGATTGGTGATGCCCAAGTTGGAATAACAGGCTTAGCCTTCTCTGATCAGAGTGAACTTCTCGTCTCTTACAATGACgaattcatctatctcttcacCCAGGAGATGGGACTGGGTCCTGATCTTCTTTCTGCCTCTACCAAGTCCGTGGACAGTAATTCCAGTGAAGTGACATCTCCCACAACTGTGAATGCTGATGACAATGTTACCCCCCAAGTCTACAAAGGGCACAGAAACCGTGAGACGGTGAAGGGTGTTGGCTTTTTCGGGCCTAAATGTGAATATGTGATGAGCGGGTCTGACTGTGGCCGCATAttcatttggaagaaaaaaggggGACAGCTTATCCGTGTTATGGCAGCTGATAAACATGTTGTAAACTGTATCAAACCTCATCCATATACCCCAGCTCTGGCTAGTAGCGGAATAGAAAATGACATTAAAATCTGGACTCCAAGGGCTATTGAAAGAGCTACTCTGCCAACAAATGTCGAAGAG CTAAAACCGAAGGCTAGGGGGTGGATGAATAGAATATTGTCTTCCCGGGACCTGTTGTCGCAGCTGCATTCCCTGCAAAGGTGGGCCGCAAACGTGTTGGAGCATGGTCGAGAGACTTCATCTAGCTCGGCTGCTCGACAGGAACTCATGGAACTCTTTTGCACACTGAGTGCTAATGATGACGGTTCGTCGTATGGCTGCGGTGATTCTTCGGGTCCAGCCCTTTAG
- the LOC115735604 gene encoding DDB1- and CUL4-associated factor 8-like isoform X1, which translates to MKKRPRTSLDQAVVDIGRREVGGLSARSFARRLAASEDLVLRLDVYNKLDGHRGCVNTVSFSGDGDIVISGSDDRHVKLWDWQTGKVKLSFHSGHHSNVFQAEIMPYTDDRSIVTCAADGEARHAQILEGGQAETMLLAKHQGRVHKLAIEPGSPHIVYTCAEDGLVQRLDLRSKTATELFTCQEVYRTHVGVVHLNAIAIDPRNPNLFVIGGSDEYARIYDIRNYKWNGSHNFGRSANYFSPSHLIGDAQVGITGLAFSDQSELLVSYNDEFIYLFTQEMGLGPDLLSASTKSVDSNSSEVTSPTTVNADDNVTPQVYKGHRNRETVKGVGFFGPKCEYVMSGSDCGRIFIWKKKGGQLIRVMAADKHVVNCIKPHPYTPALASSGIENDIKIWTPRAIERATLPTNVEEVPSDRIPWFYDDENDEDDDYSYDGDFYDDGDGGDEEGCEDSSDVAGEDDDVDKDDDNDEDGDGDNSGGGDSFSGDYDDCDLTLSISS; encoded by the exons ATGAAGAAGAGGCCCAGAACCAGCCTCGATCAGGCGGTCGTTGATATTGGGCGGCGAGAGGTCGGCGGCCTCTCCGCTCGGAGCTTCGCTCGCCGACTCGCTGCTTCTGag GATCTCGTCTTGAGGCTTGATGTCTATAATAAACTGGACGGGCATAGGGGATGTGTCAACACTGTCAGCTTCAGTGGCGATGGTGACATAGTAATATCAGGCTCGGATGACAGACATGTAAAACTCTGGGATTGGCAAACCGGGAAGGTGAAGTTGTCATTCCATTCGGGTCATCATAGCAATGTCTTCCAAGCAGAGATCATGCCATACACTGATGACAGGAGCATTGTTACTTGTGCAGCTGATGGAGAG GCAAGGCATGCTCAGATTCTGGAGGGGGGACAAGCTGAGACAATGTTGTTAGCCAAACATCAGGGAAGGGTTCATAAGTTGGCTATAGAGCCTGGAAGTCCGCATATAGTTTACACATGTGCTGAAGATGGATTAGTTCAACGT CTTGATCTCAGGAGTAAAACTGCCACAGAACTTTTCACTTGCCAAGAAGTATACAGGACTCATGTTGGAGTTGTTCATTTGAATGCAATTGCGATTGATCCAAGGAACCCGAATCTATTTGTGATTGGTGGGTCGGATGAGTATGCTCGGATATATGATATTCGCAATTACAAGTGGAATGGATCGCATAATTTTGGTCGATCTGCTAACTACTTTTCCCCGTCTCATCTGATTGGTGATGCCCAAGTTGGAATAACAGGCTTAGCCTTCTCTGATCAGAGTGAACTTCTCGTCTCTTACAATGACgaattcatctatctcttcacCCAGGAGATGGGACTGGGTCCTGATCTTCTTTCTGCCTCTACCAAGTCCGTGGACAGTAATTCCAGTGAAGTGACATCTCCCACAACTGTGAATGCTGATGACAATGTTACCCCCCAAGTCTACAAAGGGCACAGAAACCGTGAGACGGTGAAGGGTGTTGGCTTTTTCGGGCCTAAATGTGAATATGTGATGAGCGGGTCTGACTGTGGCCGCATAttcatttggaagaaaaaaggggGACAGCTTATCCGTGTTATGGCAGCTGATAAACATGTTGTAAACTGTATCAAACCTCATCCATATACCCCAGCTCTGGCTAGTAGCGGAATAGAAAATGACATTAAAATCTGGACTCCAAGGGCTATTGAAAGAGCTACTCTGCCAACAAATGTCGAAGAG GTCCCCTCTGACCGTATCCCATGGTTTTATGATGACGAgaatgatgaggatgatgattATTCTTATGATGGTGATTTTTACGATGATGGTGACGGCGGCGACGAGGAAGGCTGTGAAGATTCTAGTGATGTTgctggtgaagatgatgatgttgaCAAAGACGACGACAATGACGAAGATGGCGATGGTGATAACAGTGGTGGTGGCGATAGTTTTTCTGGCGATTATGATGATTGTGATTTGACCCTTTCTATTTCCAGCTAA
- the LOC115735604 gene encoding DDB1- and CUL4-associated factor 8-like isoform X4 → MKKRPRTSLDQAVVDIGRREVGGLSARSFARRLAASEDLVLRLDVYNKLDGHRGCVNTVSFSGDGDIVISGSDDRHVKLWDWQTGKVKLSFHSGHHSNVFQAEIMPYTDDRSIVTCAADGEARHAQILEGGQAETMLLAKHQGRVHKLAIEPGSPHIVYTCAEDGLVQRLDLRSKTATELFTCQEVYRTHVGVVHLNAIAIDPRNPNLFVIGGSDEYARIYDIRNYKWNGSHNFGRSANYFSPSHLIGDAQVGITGLAFSDQSELLVSYNDEFIYLFTQEMGLGPDLLSASTKSVDSNSSEVTSPTTVNADDNVTPQVYKGHRNRETVKGVGFFGPKCEYVMSGSDCGRIFIWKKKGGQLIRVMAADKHVVNCIKPHPYTPALASSGIENDIKIWTPRAIERATLPTNVEEVPSDRIPWFYDDENDEDDDYSYDGDFYDDGDGGDEEGCEDSSDVAGEDDDVDKDDDNDEDGDAKTEG, encoded by the exons ATGAAGAAGAGGCCCAGAACCAGCCTCGATCAGGCGGTCGTTGATATTGGGCGGCGAGAGGTCGGCGGCCTCTCCGCTCGGAGCTTCGCTCGCCGACTCGCTGCTTCTGag GATCTCGTCTTGAGGCTTGATGTCTATAATAAACTGGACGGGCATAGGGGATGTGTCAACACTGTCAGCTTCAGTGGCGATGGTGACATAGTAATATCAGGCTCGGATGACAGACATGTAAAACTCTGGGATTGGCAAACCGGGAAGGTGAAGTTGTCATTCCATTCGGGTCATCATAGCAATGTCTTCCAAGCAGAGATCATGCCATACACTGATGACAGGAGCATTGTTACTTGTGCAGCTGATGGAGAG GCAAGGCATGCTCAGATTCTGGAGGGGGGACAAGCTGAGACAATGTTGTTAGCCAAACATCAGGGAAGGGTTCATAAGTTGGCTATAGAGCCTGGAAGTCCGCATATAGTTTACACATGTGCTGAAGATGGATTAGTTCAACGT CTTGATCTCAGGAGTAAAACTGCCACAGAACTTTTCACTTGCCAAGAAGTATACAGGACTCATGTTGGAGTTGTTCATTTGAATGCAATTGCGATTGATCCAAGGAACCCGAATCTATTTGTGATTGGTGGGTCGGATGAGTATGCTCGGATATATGATATTCGCAATTACAAGTGGAATGGATCGCATAATTTTGGTCGATCTGCTAACTACTTTTCCCCGTCTCATCTGATTGGTGATGCCCAAGTTGGAATAACAGGCTTAGCCTTCTCTGATCAGAGTGAACTTCTCGTCTCTTACAATGACgaattcatctatctcttcacCCAGGAGATGGGACTGGGTCCTGATCTTCTTTCTGCCTCTACCAAGTCCGTGGACAGTAATTCCAGTGAAGTGACATCTCCCACAACTGTGAATGCTGATGACAATGTTACCCCCCAAGTCTACAAAGGGCACAGAAACCGTGAGACGGTGAAGGGTGTTGGCTTTTTCGGGCCTAAATGTGAATATGTGATGAGCGGGTCTGACTGTGGCCGCATAttcatttggaagaaaaaaggggGACAGCTTATCCGTGTTATGGCAGCTGATAAACATGTTGTAAACTGTATCAAACCTCATCCATATACCCCAGCTCTGGCTAGTAGCGGAATAGAAAATGACATTAAAATCTGGACTCCAAGGGCTATTGAAAGAGCTACTCTGCCAACAAATGTCGAAGAG GTCCCCTCTGACCGTATCCCATGGTTTTATGATGACGAgaatgatgaggatgatgattATTCTTATGATGGTGATTTTTACGATGATGGTGACGGCGGCGACGAGGAAGGCTGTGAAGATTCTAGTGATGTTgctggtgaagatgatgatgttgaCAAAGACGACGACAATGACGAAGATGGCGATG CTAAAACCGAAGGCTAG
- the LOC115735605 gene encoding pentatricopeptide repeat-containing protein At2g17033 isoform X1 has protein sequence MGSLQLYPPLPPNILRRHEPAAPPAKASHIRCALSKHGQRLLRNLSAAAGDAAAADRLMRKFVASSPKSASLNALSHLLPHPHLSSLALPFYAKIREASWFRWNAKLAADLIASLEKQGLTAESESLAAEAIAKLGLRDRDTALLYCNLLDSLSELRSERGFDTYLSRLKQIVHDSSSAYVKRRGYESMIKGLSKMGRPGEAEGLMDEMRLIGIAVSDFEVRAVMYGYGKLGLFDDMSRNVDKMDAQGFEIDTVCANMVLSSYGNSHDLSRMLSWLRRMKTTAIPFSIRTYNTVSNSCPTISLLLQDSSSLPLSIEELNRALDGEEGMLVKELVDSPVLSEAMEWDPLEAKLDLHRMHLGSAYLIMLQWVEEMQRRLNGGEYVIPAEVTVVCGSGKHSSIRGESPVKQMVKAMLGRLKSPMRIDRRNVGCFVAKGRVLKKWLCADSGGIEAAGE, from the exons ATGGGGAGTCTCCAACTGTACCCGCCACTCCCGCCGAACATCCTCCGCCGTCACGAGCCGGCGGCCCCCCCGGCCAAGGCGTCGCACATTCGGTGCGCATTGAGCAAGCACGGCCAGCGGTTGCTCCGCAAcctctccgccgccgccggagATGCCGCAGCGGCGGACAGGCTGATGAGGAAGTTCGTCGCGAGCTCGCCCAAATCCGCCTCGCTCAACGCTCTCTCCCACCTCCTCCCTCATCCCCACCtctcctctctcgctctccct TTCTATGCGAAGATCCGTGAAGCGTCATGGTTCAGGTGGAACGCCAAGCTAGCTGCGGACCTCATCGCCTCGCTCGAGAAGCAGGGATTGACCGCAGAATCGGAGAGCCTCGCTGCCGAAGCAATTGCTAAACTAGGGCTAAGAGACAGAGACACTGCGCTTTTGTACTGCAATTTGCTTGATTCCCTTTCCGAATTGAGATCTGAGAGAGGGTTCGATACTTACCTCTCTCGTTTGAAGCAGATCGTGCATGATTCCTCCTCGGCTTATGTAAAACGCAGAGGTTACGAGTCTATGATCAAAGGTCTAAGCAAGATGGGGCGGCCAGGTGAGGCGGAGGGCTTGATGGATGAGATGAGATTAATAGGAATTGCAGTATCTGATTTTGAGGTTAGAGCTGTTATGTACGGATATGGGAAGCTTGGGCTGTTTGATGATATGAGCAGAAACGTAGACAAAATGGACGCACAAGGATTCGAGATCGACACGGTTTGCGCCAACATGGTTCTCTCGTCTTATGGGAACAGCCATGACCTGTCCAGAATGCTGTCGTGGCTTCGCCGAATGAAGACGACAGCAATTCCCTTTTCGATCAGGACTTACAACACGGTCTCGAACTCTTGTCCAACGATCTCGTTGCTGCTGCAAGATTCCTCTAGCCTTCCGCTGTCGATCGAGGAGCTGAACAGGGCTTTGGATGGCGAAGAAGGCATGCTGGTCAAGGAACTGGTCGACTCGCCAGTTCTGAGCGAGGCAATGGAGTGGGATCCATTGGAGGCGAAGTTGGATCTGCACAGAATGCACCTGGGCTCTGCTTACCTGATCATGTTGCAGTGGGTGGAAGAGATGCAACGCAGGCTCAATGGCGGAGAATATGTGATTCCAGCAGAGGTTACAGTGGTTTGTGGGTCGGGGAAACATAGTTCCATCAGAGGGGAATCGCCGGTGAAGCAGATGGTCAAGGCAATGCTCGGTCGGCTGAAAAGTCCAATGAGGATTGATCGGAGGAACGTCGGTTGTTTTGTTGCCAAGGGAAGAGTTCTCAAGAAATGGTTATGTGCGGATTCAGGAGGAA TAGAGGCAGCAGGAGAGTAG